From one Halosimplex rubrum genomic stretch:
- the tuf gene encoding translation elongation factor EF-1 subunit alpha, which produces MSDKPHQNLAIIGHVDHGKSTLVGRLLYETGSVPEHVIEQHKEEAEEKGKGGFEFAYVMDNLAEERERGVTIDIAHQEFDTDEYFFTIVDCPGHRDFVKNMITGASQADNAVLVVAADDGVQPQTQEHVFLARTLGIGEMIVAINKMDLVDYEEGRYHEAVDEVTDLLNQVRFDTENAKFIPVSAFEGDNIASESENTDWYDGEILLEALNALPEPEPPTDAPLRLPIQDVYTISGIGTVPVGRVETGMLNTGDNVSFQPSDVGGEVKTIEMHHEEVPQAGPGDNVGFNVRGIGQDDIRRGDVCGPADDPPSVAETFQARIVVMQHPSVITAGYTPVFHAHTSQVACTIESIDQKIDPATGEAEEENPDFIQNGDAAVVTIRPQKPLSIESANEIPELGSFAIRDMGQTIAAGQVMSVNERE; this is translated from the coding sequence ATGAGCGACAAACCGCACCAGAACCTGGCCATCATCGGCCACGTTGACCACGGGAAGAGCACACTCGTCGGACGACTGCTCTACGAGACGGGCAGCGTCCCCGAGCACGTAATCGAGCAGCACAAGGAAGAGGCCGAGGAGAAGGGCAAGGGCGGCTTCGAGTTCGCCTACGTCATGGACAACCTCGCCGAGGAGCGAGAGCGCGGTGTCACCATCGACATCGCCCACCAGGAGTTCGACACCGACGAGTACTTCTTCACCATCGTCGACTGTCCGGGCCACCGCGACTTCGTCAAGAACATGATCACGGGCGCCTCGCAGGCGGACAACGCCGTGCTCGTGGTCGCCGCGGACGACGGCGTCCAGCCCCAGACCCAGGAGCACGTCTTCCTGGCCCGCACGCTGGGCATCGGCGAGATGATCGTCGCCATCAACAAGATGGACCTCGTCGACTACGAGGAAGGCCGCTACCACGAAGCCGTCGACGAAGTCACCGACCTGCTCAACCAGGTCCGCTTCGACACGGAGAACGCGAAGTTCATCCCGGTCTCGGCATTCGAGGGCGACAACATCGCCAGCGAGTCCGAGAACACCGATTGGTACGACGGCGAGATCCTGCTCGAGGCGCTCAACGCGCTGCCCGAGCCGGAGCCGCCGACGGACGCGCCGCTGCGCCTCCCGATCCAGGACGTCTACACCATCTCCGGTATCGGGACCGTCCCGGTCGGACGCGTCGAGACGGGCATGCTCAACACGGGCGACAACGTGAGCTTCCAGCCCTCGGACGTCGGTGGCGAGGTCAAGACCATCGAGATGCACCACGAAGAGGTGCCCCAGGCCGGCCCCGGTGACAACGTCGGGTTCAACGTCCGCGGCATCGGTCAGGACGACATCCGCCGTGGCGACGTCTGTGGTCCCGCCGACGACCCGCCGTCGGTCGCCGAGACCTTCCAGGCTCGCATCGTCGTGATGCAGCACCCGTCGGTCATCACGGCCGGCTACACCCCGGTCTTCCACGCCCACACGTCGCAGGTCGCGTGTACCATCGAGTCCATCGACCAGAAGATCGACCCCGCGACGGGCGAGGCCGAGGAGGAGAACCCGGACTTCATCCAGAACGGCGACGCCGCCGTCGTCACCATCCGCCCGCAGAAGCCGCTCAGCATCGAGTCGGCCAACGAGATTCCCGAGCTGGGGAGCTTCGCCATCCGCGACATGGGTCAGACCATCGCGGCCGGGCAGGTCATGTCCGTCAACGAGCGCGAGTAA